One part of the Andrena cerasifolii isolate SP2316 chromosome 4, iyAndCera1_principal, whole genome shotgun sequence genome encodes these proteins:
- the Rasgap1 gene encoding ras GTPase activating protein 1 isoform X4 encodes MAEETRLVRVEERLKIKIGEVKNLQSRSHGSPGARDVYCALSLDQEEIFRTTTMERTLNPFFGEEFQFEVPRKFRYLGIYVYDRDRHLKQDKILGKVAIKREDLATYHNKEHWFPLRPVDADSEVQGKAHLELALQPQIGHAQSKLTVRVIECSELTIKNGGCDPFATITVIYSNGKQISKRTKIKKKTVSPYFNETFVFEPEITESKEKDVSHYSIESGEVGEVVVGLWHASPGMGEHPAFLGEVRVTLRGLQKQPTSTTTAWYFLQPRATKHRPSKIPSNSTPSGALPVLGSLRLKIHYTADHVFPSAMYDRLRNLLLQSVNIQPVTSSAVYILGEIVASKMEAAQPLVRVLVHHGQLVSVMRALASHEISKLTDPTTIFRGNTLVSKMMDEGMRLAGLHYLHSTLRPAMEQVFLEKKPCEIDPTRVKDANTIQTNLANLKEYVERVFTAITTSGVRCPPLMCEMFWCLRELATTHFPQNKEVRYSVISGFIFLRFFAPAILGPRLFDITTEQIDTQTNRTLTLISKTIQSLGNLVSCRGGAGSVCKEEYMECVYREFYTEKHIQAVKQFLELISTSSNSGTAKQRPSTHQEQPVVLKEGIYFLFMHTTDCDKRVMIKRAQGRKRFGRKNFKQRYFRLTTLDLSYSKTKGKEPLCKIPLEEILAVERLQEDSFKMKNMFQIIQSQRALYVQAGNCVEEKEWIDILTKICRTNSNRLEKYHPSAYINGHWLCCKAVAEVAPGCSGVSLGIEAGLRLVLDPDRDLQRIHSLIFTNMPRLETLMSACECQAVYGASDMCVIPGGGSPIEDVPSCFKTLTALKEAAYALQHEHRAYFRRLARDTKYGSKQAPIGDDNYLHLAARAGFENQLTKRVYDADTLNQHYIETDHCYDSGFSRHIEDQRYNETFRNCLDPDSIHRRYENENNLLRRQDRKKSKFREQ; translated from the exons ATGGCTGAGGAGACGCGCCTAGTTCGCGTTGAAGAAAGACTAAAGATTAAAATCG GTGAGGTAAAGAATTTGCAGAGTAGAAGCCATGGATCTCCGGGCGCGAGAGATGTGTACTGCGCACTGTCTCTCGATCAGGAAGAAATCTTTAGAACGACAACAATGGAGAGAACCCTCAA CCCGTTTTTCGGAGAAGAATTTCAATTCGAGGTACCTAGGAAATTTCGCTATCTCGGCATTTACGTCTATGATCGAGATAGGCATTTAAAGCAGGATAAAATTCTGGGCAAAGTAGCAATAAAGAGGGAAGATTTAGCGACGTATCATAATAAGGAGCATTGGTTCCCTTTAAGACCAGTCGATGCCGACTCTGAAGTTCAAGGTAAAGCACATCTGGAGCTTGCTCTCCAACCTCAAATTGGACATGCTCAATCTAAACTTACAGTGAG AGTGATAGAATGTAGCGAATTAACTATTAAAAATGGTGGCTGCGACCCATTCGCAACTATTACAGTCATCTATAGTAATGGTAAACAAATATCGAAACgcacgaaaattaaaaagaaaacggtGTCGCCatattttaatgaaacattTGTCTTCGAG CCAGAAATAACAGAATCCAAAGAGAAGGATGTGTCTCATTACTCTATTGAAAGCGGAGAAGTAGGTGAAGTAGTTGTTGGTTTATGGCATGCATCTCCTGGCATGGGAGAACATCCAGCTTTTCTTGGGGAAGTTAGAGTTACGTTAAGAGGTCTACAAAAGCAACCGACTAGTACAACAACTGCGTG GTACTTTCTGCAGCCTAGAGCAACAAAGCATCGACCAAGCAAAATTCCAAGCAATTCTACACCATCCGGTGCCCTTCCAGTTTTAGGATCTTTacgattaaaaatacattacacAGCAGACCATGTTTTTCCGTCTGCGATGTATGATAGACTTAGGAATTTATTGTTACAAAGTGTAAATATTCAGCCAGTAACATCTTCCGCTGTTTATATTTTGGGAGAAATTGTGGCGAGCAAAATGGAAGCTGCGCAGCCGTTGGTTAGAGTATTAGTACATCATGGACAATTGGTTTCTGTAATGCGTGCTTTAGCTAGTCATGAAATTTCTAAATTAAC TGATCCGACAACAATATTTCGCGGTAACACCTTAGTAAGTAAAATGATGGACGAAGGTATGAGATTAGCGGGCCTTCATTATTTGCACAGTACTCTTAGACCGGCTATGGAGCAAGTGTTTCTAGAAAAGAAGCCATGTGAAATAGATCCAACAAGAGTGAAGGATGCAAATACGATCCAAACTAATCTAGCGAATCTAAAG GAATACGTTGAAAGAGTATTTACTGCTATTACGACATCGGGTGTACGGTGTCCGCCGTTAATGTGTGAAATGTTTTGGTGCTTAAGAGAACTTGCAACAACACATTTCCCCCAAAATAAGGAAGTGAGATATTCAGTTATTAGTGGATTTATTTTTCTACGGTTTTTTGCTCCTGCAATATTGGGTCCAAGATTATTTGATATTACTACTGAgcaaatt GACACGCAGACTAATAGAACGTTAACGTTAATCTCGAAAACAATTCAGAGCCTAGGAAACTTAGTAAGTTGTAGAGGTGGAGCAGGTAGTGTTTGTAAAGAAGAATATATGGAGTGTGTGTATAG AGAATTTTACACGGAGAAGCACATACAGGCAGTTAAACAGTTTTTGGAACTGATATCCACCAGTAGTAATAGCGGTACCGCAAAACAACGACCAAGTACCCATCAAGAGCAGCCAGTTGTGCTAAAAGAGGG aatatattttctcTTCATGCATACTACCGATTGTGATAAGAG AGTGATGATTAAACGAGCACAAGGCAGAAAACGATTTGGTcgtaaaaatttcaagcaaaGATACTTTAGACTTACCACGCTAGACCTCTCTTATTCTAAGACAAAAG GTAAAGAGCCCTTGTGTAAAATACCGCTTGAAGAAATTTTGGCCGTCGAAAGGCTTCAAGAAGATTcctttaaaatgaaaaatatgtttcaaatcATTCAGTCGCAAAGAGCGTTGTACGTTCAAGCTGGTAATTGCGTAGAGGAAAAAGAATGGATCGACATTTTGACGAAGATTTGCCGCACGAACAGTAATCGTTTAGAAAAGTATCATCCAAGCGCGTATATTAATGGGCATTGGCTTTG TTGTAAAGCAGTGGCCGAAGTTGCTCCAGGGTGTAGTGGGGTGTCGTTAGGTATAGAAGCTGGATTACGATTGGTTCTAGATCCAGATCGAGATTTACAAAGAATACATTCGCTAATATTTACGAACATGCCAAGGCTCGAAACGTTGATGAGTGCATGCGAATGCCAAGCTGTGTACGGTGCTAGTGATATGTGCGTTATACCAGGTGGTGGATCTCCTATAGAAGATGTGCCCTCCTGTTTCAAAACATTAACCGCACTAAAAGAAGCCGCATACGCCCTGCAGCACGAGCACAGAGCCTACTTTAGAAGACTGGCGCGAGATACTAAGTATGGAAGCAA GCAGGCTCCGATTGGCGATGACAATTACCTCCATTTAGCTGCCAGAGCTGGATTTGAGAATCAGTTAACAAAGCGTGTGTACGATGCAGACACCTTAAATCAACATTACATAGAAACAGATCACTGTTACGACAGTGGATTTTCTAGACATATAGAAGATCAACGATATAACGAAACATTTAGAAATTGTTTAGACCCCGATTCGATACATCGTAGGTACGAGAACGAGAACAATTTATTACGACG ACAAGACCgaaaaaaaagcaaatttaGAGAACAATAG
- the Rasgap1 gene encoding ras GTPase activating protein 1 isoform X6 yields the protein MAEETRLVRVEERLKIKIGEVKNLQSRSHGSPGARDVYCALSLDQEEIFRTTTMERTLNPFFGEEFQFEVPRKFRYLGIYVYDRDRHLKQDKILGKVAIKREDLATYHNKEHWFPLRPVDADSEVQGKAHLELALQPQIGHAQSKLTVRVIECSELTIKNGGCDPFATITVIYSNGKQISKRTKIKKKTVSPYFNETFVFEPEITESKEKDVSHYSIESGEVGEVVVGLWHASPGMGEHPAFLGEVRVTLRGLQKQPTSTTTAWYFLQPRATKHRPSKIPSNSTPSGALPVLGSLRLKIHYTADHVFPSAMYDRLRNLLLQSVNIQPVTSSAVYILGEIVASKMEAAQPLVRVLVHHGQLVSVMRALASHEISKLTDPTTIFRGNTLVSKMMDEGMRLAGLHYLHSTLRPAMEQVFLEKKPCEIDPTRVKDANTIQTNLANLKEYVERVFTAITTSGVRCPPLMCEMFWCLRELATTHFPQNKEVRYSVISGFIFLRFFAPAILGPRLFDITTEQIDTQTNRTLTLISKTIQSLGNLVSCRGGAGSVCKEEYMECVYREFYTEKHIQAVKQFLELISTSSNSGTAKQRPSTHQEQPVVLKEGIYFLFMHTTDCDKRVMIKRAQGRKRFGRKNFKQRYFRLTTLDLSYSKTKGKEPLCKIPLEEILAVERLQEDSFKMKNMFQIIQSQRALYVQAGNCVEEKEWIDILTKICRTNSNRLEKYHPSAYINGHWLCCKAVAEVAPGCSGVSLGIEAGLRLVLDPDRDLQRIHSLIFTNMPRLETLMSACECQAVYGASDMCVIPGGGSPIEDVPSCFKTLTALKEAAYALQHEHRAYFRRLARDTKYGSK from the exons ATGGCTGAGGAGACGCGCCTAGTTCGCGTTGAAGAAAGACTAAAGATTAAAATCG GTGAGGTAAAGAATTTGCAGAGTAGAAGCCATGGATCTCCGGGCGCGAGAGATGTGTACTGCGCACTGTCTCTCGATCAGGAAGAAATCTTTAGAACGACAACAATGGAGAGAACCCTCAA CCCGTTTTTCGGAGAAGAATTTCAATTCGAGGTACCTAGGAAATTTCGCTATCTCGGCATTTACGTCTATGATCGAGATAGGCATTTAAAGCAGGATAAAATTCTGGGCAAAGTAGCAATAAAGAGGGAAGATTTAGCGACGTATCATAATAAGGAGCATTGGTTCCCTTTAAGACCAGTCGATGCCGACTCTGAAGTTCAAGGTAAAGCACATCTGGAGCTTGCTCTCCAACCTCAAATTGGACATGCTCAATCTAAACTTACAGTGAG AGTGATAGAATGTAGCGAATTAACTATTAAAAATGGTGGCTGCGACCCATTCGCAACTATTACAGTCATCTATAGTAATGGTAAACAAATATCGAAACgcacgaaaattaaaaagaaaacggtGTCGCCatattttaatgaaacattTGTCTTCGAG CCAGAAATAACAGAATCCAAAGAGAAGGATGTGTCTCATTACTCTATTGAAAGCGGAGAAGTAGGTGAAGTAGTTGTTGGTTTATGGCATGCATCTCCTGGCATGGGAGAACATCCAGCTTTTCTTGGGGAAGTTAGAGTTACGTTAAGAGGTCTACAAAAGCAACCGACTAGTACAACAACTGCGTG GTACTTTCTGCAGCCTAGAGCAACAAAGCATCGACCAAGCAAAATTCCAAGCAATTCTACACCATCCGGTGCCCTTCCAGTTTTAGGATCTTTacgattaaaaatacattacacAGCAGACCATGTTTTTCCGTCTGCGATGTATGATAGACTTAGGAATTTATTGTTACAAAGTGTAAATATTCAGCCAGTAACATCTTCCGCTGTTTATATTTTGGGAGAAATTGTGGCGAGCAAAATGGAAGCTGCGCAGCCGTTGGTTAGAGTATTAGTACATCATGGACAATTGGTTTCTGTAATGCGTGCTTTAGCTAGTCATGAAATTTCTAAATTAAC TGATCCGACAACAATATTTCGCGGTAACACCTTAGTAAGTAAAATGATGGACGAAGGTATGAGATTAGCGGGCCTTCATTATTTGCACAGTACTCTTAGACCGGCTATGGAGCAAGTGTTTCTAGAAAAGAAGCCATGTGAAATAGATCCAACAAGAGTGAAGGATGCAAATACGATCCAAACTAATCTAGCGAATCTAAAG GAATACGTTGAAAGAGTATTTACTGCTATTACGACATCGGGTGTACGGTGTCCGCCGTTAATGTGTGAAATGTTTTGGTGCTTAAGAGAACTTGCAACAACACATTTCCCCCAAAATAAGGAAGTGAGATATTCAGTTATTAGTGGATTTATTTTTCTACGGTTTTTTGCTCCTGCAATATTGGGTCCAAGATTATTTGATATTACTACTGAgcaaatt GACACGCAGACTAATAGAACGTTAACGTTAATCTCGAAAACAATTCAGAGCCTAGGAAACTTAGTAAGTTGTAGAGGTGGAGCAGGTAGTGTTTGTAAAGAAGAATATATGGAGTGTGTGTATAG AGAATTTTACACGGAGAAGCACATACAGGCAGTTAAACAGTTTTTGGAACTGATATCCACCAGTAGTAATAGCGGTACCGCAAAACAACGACCAAGTACCCATCAAGAGCAGCCAGTTGTGCTAAAAGAGGG aatatattttctcTTCATGCATACTACCGATTGTGATAAGAG AGTGATGATTAAACGAGCACAAGGCAGAAAACGATTTGGTcgtaaaaatttcaagcaaaGATACTTTAGACTTACCACGCTAGACCTCTCTTATTCTAAGACAAAAG GTAAAGAGCCCTTGTGTAAAATACCGCTTGAAGAAATTTTGGCCGTCGAAAGGCTTCAAGAAGATTcctttaaaatgaaaaatatgtttcaaatcATTCAGTCGCAAAGAGCGTTGTACGTTCAAGCTGGTAATTGCGTAGAGGAAAAAGAATGGATCGACATTTTGACGAAGATTTGCCGCACGAACAGTAATCGTTTAGAAAAGTATCATCCAAGCGCGTATATTAATGGGCATTGGCTTTG TTGTAAAGCAGTGGCCGAAGTTGCTCCAGGGTGTAGTGGGGTGTCGTTAGGTATAGAAGCTGGATTACGATTGGTTCTAGATCCAGATCGAGATTTACAAAGAATACATTCGCTAATATTTACGAACATGCCAAGGCTCGAAACGTTGATGAGTGCATGCGAATGCCAAGCTGTGTACGGTGCTAGTGATATGTGCGTTATACCAGGTGGTGGATCTCCTATAGAAGATGTGCCCTCCTGTTTCAAAACATTAACCGCACTAAAAGAAGCCGCATACGCCCTGCAGCACGAGCACAGAGCCTACTTTAGAAGACTGGCGCGAGATACTAAGTATGGAAGCAAGTAA
- the Rasgap1 gene encoding ras GTPase activating protein 1 isoform X5, translating into MAEETRLVRVEERLKIKIGEVKNLQSRSHGSPGARDVYCALSLDQEEIFRTTTMERTLNPFFGEEFQFEVPRKFRYLGIYVYDRDRHLKQDKILGKVAIKREDLATYHNKEHWFPLRPVDADSEVQGKAHLELALQPQIGHAQSKLTVRVIECSELTIKNGGCDPFATITVIYSNGKQISKRTKIKKKTVSPYFNETFVFEPEITESKEKDVSHYSIESGEVGEVVVGLWHASPGMGEHPAFLGEVRVTLRGLQKQPTSTTTAWYFLQPRATKHRPSKIPSNSTPSGALPVLGSLRLKIHYTADHVFPSAMYDRLRNLLLQSVNIQPVTSSAVYILGEIVASKMEAAQPLVRVLVHHGQLVSVMRALASHEISKLTDPTTIFRGNTLVSKMMDEGMRLAGLHYLHSTLRPAMEQVFLEKKPCEIDPTRVKDANTIQTNLANLKEYVERVFTAITTSGVRCPPLMCEMFWCLRELATTHFPQNKEVRYSVISGFIFLRFFAPAILGPRLFDITTEQIDTQTNRTLTLISKTIQSLGNLVSCRGGAGSVCKEEYMECVYREFYTEKHIQAVKQFLELISTSSNSGTAKQRPSTHQEQPVVLKEGIYFLFMHTTDCDKRVMIKRAQGRKRFGRKNFKQRYFRLTTLDLSYSKTKGKEPLCKIPLEEILAVERLQEDSFKMKNMFQIIQSQRALYVQAGNCVEEKEWIDILTKICRTNSNRLEKYHPSAYINGHWLCCKAVAEVAPGCSGVSLGIEAGLRLVLDPDRDLQRIHSLIFTNMPRLETLMSACECQAVYGASDMCVIPGGGSPIEDVPSCFKTLTALKEAAYALQHEHRAYFRRLARDTKYGSKQAPIGDDNYLHLAARAGFENQLTKRVYDADTLNQHYIETDHCYDSGFSRHIEDQRYNETFRNCLDPDSIHRRQDRKKSKFREQ; encoded by the exons ATGGCTGAGGAGACGCGCCTAGTTCGCGTTGAAGAAAGACTAAAGATTAAAATCG GTGAGGTAAAGAATTTGCAGAGTAGAAGCCATGGATCTCCGGGCGCGAGAGATGTGTACTGCGCACTGTCTCTCGATCAGGAAGAAATCTTTAGAACGACAACAATGGAGAGAACCCTCAA CCCGTTTTTCGGAGAAGAATTTCAATTCGAGGTACCTAGGAAATTTCGCTATCTCGGCATTTACGTCTATGATCGAGATAGGCATTTAAAGCAGGATAAAATTCTGGGCAAAGTAGCAATAAAGAGGGAAGATTTAGCGACGTATCATAATAAGGAGCATTGGTTCCCTTTAAGACCAGTCGATGCCGACTCTGAAGTTCAAGGTAAAGCACATCTGGAGCTTGCTCTCCAACCTCAAATTGGACATGCTCAATCTAAACTTACAGTGAG AGTGATAGAATGTAGCGAATTAACTATTAAAAATGGTGGCTGCGACCCATTCGCAACTATTACAGTCATCTATAGTAATGGTAAACAAATATCGAAACgcacgaaaattaaaaagaaaacggtGTCGCCatattttaatgaaacattTGTCTTCGAG CCAGAAATAACAGAATCCAAAGAGAAGGATGTGTCTCATTACTCTATTGAAAGCGGAGAAGTAGGTGAAGTAGTTGTTGGTTTATGGCATGCATCTCCTGGCATGGGAGAACATCCAGCTTTTCTTGGGGAAGTTAGAGTTACGTTAAGAGGTCTACAAAAGCAACCGACTAGTACAACAACTGCGTG GTACTTTCTGCAGCCTAGAGCAACAAAGCATCGACCAAGCAAAATTCCAAGCAATTCTACACCATCCGGTGCCCTTCCAGTTTTAGGATCTTTacgattaaaaatacattacacAGCAGACCATGTTTTTCCGTCTGCGATGTATGATAGACTTAGGAATTTATTGTTACAAAGTGTAAATATTCAGCCAGTAACATCTTCCGCTGTTTATATTTTGGGAGAAATTGTGGCGAGCAAAATGGAAGCTGCGCAGCCGTTGGTTAGAGTATTAGTACATCATGGACAATTGGTTTCTGTAATGCGTGCTTTAGCTAGTCATGAAATTTCTAAATTAAC TGATCCGACAACAATATTTCGCGGTAACACCTTAGTAAGTAAAATGATGGACGAAGGTATGAGATTAGCGGGCCTTCATTATTTGCACAGTACTCTTAGACCGGCTATGGAGCAAGTGTTTCTAGAAAAGAAGCCATGTGAAATAGATCCAACAAGAGTGAAGGATGCAAATACGATCCAAACTAATCTAGCGAATCTAAAG GAATACGTTGAAAGAGTATTTACTGCTATTACGACATCGGGTGTACGGTGTCCGCCGTTAATGTGTGAAATGTTTTGGTGCTTAAGAGAACTTGCAACAACACATTTCCCCCAAAATAAGGAAGTGAGATATTCAGTTATTAGTGGATTTATTTTTCTACGGTTTTTTGCTCCTGCAATATTGGGTCCAAGATTATTTGATATTACTACTGAgcaaatt GACACGCAGACTAATAGAACGTTAACGTTAATCTCGAAAACAATTCAGAGCCTAGGAAACTTAGTAAGTTGTAGAGGTGGAGCAGGTAGTGTTTGTAAAGAAGAATATATGGAGTGTGTGTATAG AGAATTTTACACGGAGAAGCACATACAGGCAGTTAAACAGTTTTTGGAACTGATATCCACCAGTAGTAATAGCGGTACCGCAAAACAACGACCAAGTACCCATCAAGAGCAGCCAGTTGTGCTAAAAGAGGG aatatattttctcTTCATGCATACTACCGATTGTGATAAGAG AGTGATGATTAAACGAGCACAAGGCAGAAAACGATTTGGTcgtaaaaatttcaagcaaaGATACTTTAGACTTACCACGCTAGACCTCTCTTATTCTAAGACAAAAG GTAAAGAGCCCTTGTGTAAAATACCGCTTGAAGAAATTTTGGCCGTCGAAAGGCTTCAAGAAGATTcctttaaaatgaaaaatatgtttcaaatcATTCAGTCGCAAAGAGCGTTGTACGTTCAAGCTGGTAATTGCGTAGAGGAAAAAGAATGGATCGACATTTTGACGAAGATTTGCCGCACGAACAGTAATCGTTTAGAAAAGTATCATCCAAGCGCGTATATTAATGGGCATTGGCTTTG TTGTAAAGCAGTGGCCGAAGTTGCTCCAGGGTGTAGTGGGGTGTCGTTAGGTATAGAAGCTGGATTACGATTGGTTCTAGATCCAGATCGAGATTTACAAAGAATACATTCGCTAATATTTACGAACATGCCAAGGCTCGAAACGTTGATGAGTGCATGCGAATGCCAAGCTGTGTACGGTGCTAGTGATATGTGCGTTATACCAGGTGGTGGATCTCCTATAGAAGATGTGCCCTCCTGTTTCAAAACATTAACCGCACTAAAAGAAGCCGCATACGCCCTGCAGCACGAGCACAGAGCCTACTTTAGAAGACTGGCGCGAGATACTAAGTATGGAAGCAA GCAGGCTCCGATTGGCGATGACAATTACCTCCATTTAGCTGCCAGAGCTGGATTTGAGAATCAGTTAACAAAGCGTGTGTACGATGCAGACACCTTAAATCAACATTACATAGAAACAGATCACTGTTACGACAGTGGATTTTCTAGACATATAGAAGATCAACGATATAACGAAACATTTAGAAATTGTTTAGACCCCGATTCGATACATCGTAG ACAAGACCgaaaaaaaagcaaatttaGAGAACAATAG